The Jiangella sp. DSM 45060 genome contains the following window.
GTCAGCTCCGCGACCGCGAGCGCGGCGCGTCCGGCGTCGTGGCAGGCCGCGGTGGCCACGGCGGGATCGGCGGCGGCGCTCGCCGCCCCGAGGTGGTCGGACAGCGCGCTCACCGCGGCCGCCCGCTGCGACGGGTCGTCGAGGCGCACCTGCAGGACGCCGGTTCCGACCGACGACTTCAGCTGCGCGGCCGTCCCCTCGGCGATGACCGTGCCGTGGTCGATGACCGCGATGCGGTCGGCGAGCTCGTCGGCCTCGTCCAGGTACTGCGTACACAGCAGGACGGTGGCGCCCTCGGCGACCAGCGCACGGACGATCTCCCAGACCTGCCCGCGCGAGCGCGGGTCCAGCCCCGTCGTCGGCTCGTCGAGGAACAGCAACGACGGCGTCACGACGATGCTCGAGGCGATGTCGAGCCGCCGGCGCATGCCGCCGGAATAGTGTTTGACCAGGCGGTCCGCCGCGTGGTCGAGCCCGAACGCCGCGAGCAGCTGTTCGGCGCGGGCCCGGGCCCGCCGCCGCAGGCCGAGCAGCCGGCCCAGCAGGACGAGGTTCTCGTGGCCGGTGAGGTCCTCGTCGACCGACGCCAGCTGGCCGGTGAGGCTGATCAGGCCGCGGACGGCGTCGGCCTCGGCGACCACGTCGTGCCCCAGCACCCTGGCCGTGCCGCCGTCGGGGCGCAGCAGAGTGGTGAGCATCTTGATCGTGGTGCTCTTCCCGGCCCCGTTCGGGCCGAGCACCCCGAACACCGAGCCCACCGGCACCGAGAGATCGACGCCGTCGACCACCCGGTGGCCGTCGAACTGCTTCGTCAGGCCGCTGGCCTCGATGGCCGGCGACGTCGTGGTCGTCATGGCGCTCCTTCCGGTGCGGTGTCAGGGGTGAGCAGGCGGCGCAGCGGGCCGGCCAGACCGGCGGCGCCGAGCCCGGGCTCCAGACCGCGGTGCAGCATCAGCCCGTCGACCGTCGCCGCGAGCAGGGTCGCCGCGGCCGACGCCTCGTCCGCGCCGTGGCCGTGCCGGCGCAACCACCCGGCCACCTCGGCGCGGAAGTCGTCGACCACCGCGGCCAGCTCCACCCGCAGGGCCGGCAGCCGGGACGCCGCCAGGTACGTCTCACTGACCGTCCTCGACGCCGGGTCGTCGTCGGCGTAGCCGTCGAGCCCGGCGAGCAGCCACTCCACCGCCGCCGGCACGTCGGGCTGCTCGGCCAGTCCCGCCGCGAAGCCGGCGAGCAACTGCCGGGCGAACCCGGTCGACGCCGCGACCAGCAGCTCCGTCACCGACCCGAAGTGGTAGTGCACCAGGGCCTGGTTCACCCCGGCCCGCTCGGCCACCATGCGCGTCGTCACCGCACCCCAGCCGGCCTCCCCGATCAGCGGCACCGCCGCATCGAGCAGGCGCTGCCGGGTCGCCTGGCCACGTCCGGTCTCCCTCACCGTCGCCTCCATCGATATTGGGCGAACACTTTAGGCATATGCCCAAGATAGCAGACATGGCGTCGTCGACCGGCTCGCCGGCCACGTCCTGACGCGCGGCATGGGATCATGGGAGCTCCCTGCCGCCGTCGACCGGGAGGCCGAGGCCCATGGCCCGCGAGAGGCTCGACACCACGCCGCTGTCGCATCGCATCACGTGGTCGCGGTGGCGCCGGTTCCGGGCCGACGCCCTCGCCGGGCGGCACGGCGCCGACCTCGCCGAACCCCGCTGGTGGAGGCGGTCCGCGTTCGCGCTGCTGACGACCCTGCTCGTCGTCGGCACGCCCGTGCTACCGGTGGCCGTGCTCGTCACCGAGGGTGCCACGGCCCTGGGGCTGACCATGGCGGCGCTGTGGACCGCGAGCATGGCGGCGGTCGTCGTCATCACCTGGTGGACGCGGCACGACTCCTGGGGCCCGCGCGCCCGCACCCGGCTCCGACTGACCGAGTTCGCCCAGGCCAACGACCTGCGCTACCAGCCGACCGCCGGCGGTCCCCGCCCGAAGGCGCACGTCTTCGGCTCCGCCGGCACCCGGCGCAGCCACCTCGACCGCTTCGAGGCGCCCGGGCCGCGGGGCTTCGTCGTCGCGAACTACCAGGAGCTCCTCGACGACGGCGCCTCCGAGTCCGACAGCTTCGAGGCCGGCTACGTGGTGTTCACCCTGCGCGAGTCCTACCCGCACACCCTGGTGACGACCCGGGCCGGGCACCGGCCCCGTCGGCTCCGCGACGTCGATCCGGTCGACGGCCCGCACGGCACCCGGGTGTGGAGCACCGGGCCCGACTACCCCCTGCTGCGACGGCTGCTGCTCGACACCGGCATCGTCGGCCACGCGCACGGGTTCGGCCGCTCGGCCGAGGTCGAGATCGTCGGCGACGAGCTGTTCCTGCTGACCGGAGGCTTCCTGCGGCTGCGCTCGCCGCGCGTGTGGCGGCGCATCGACGCCACCGCCGAGGCGCTCGCGCCGTTCCTCGCCCTGCCCGACGGCGGCGAGCGGCCCAGCGGCCCGGTCGCCCTCGCCGAGCGGTAGGCGCTCAGCCCAGCGGACCCGCGTACTGCCGTGGCCCGGGGTCGCGCAGCGGGCCGAGGGTCGACCCGAGCCAGCCGGCCGGGGTGAACGACGCGTAGAGCCGCGGCAGCGCCTCGCGCAGCGCGCGCTCGTACTCACGAGGGTCGTCGCGGACGAACACCAGCGCGTTCGGGTCCTGATCGGTCAGCTCGAACGTGTAGAGGCCGCTCGGGTGCGAGGCGGCCCGGCAGGGGGCGAGCTCGTTGCGCACCACGACGTCGCCGGGTGCGGCGCCGGCCGCGGCGACGATCTCGTACGTGCCGTCGCGGTGCCGCACGAGCGCCGAGCCGGACACCTCGATCCAGGCGGCGGTCTCCCACACCGCGTGCCGCCGGCCGTAGACCCGCTCGGCGACCTCGGCCGGCGGGTCCTCGTCGAGCGCGCGCAGGAAGTCGATCCTCGTCGACACGCCCAGCCCGTAGAGCAGGTAGCGCTTCACCGCCGGGTGCAGGCCGTCGATCCAGCGCAGGTCGTCGAACCACCACAGCGTGTTGTGCGTGCCGTAGGAGAAGCAGTCGACCTCGGTGGCGCACGGGTACAGCGCGAGCGGCAGGCCGGCGTCGACCAGGCGGATGACGGCCAGCGGGTCGAGGTAGACGTTCCACTCCAGGTAGTCCAGCGACGTCGAGCCCGCGCTGAGGTGGACGCGGGCGACCTTCTCACGGAACAGCGCCGGGTCGCGGTTGAAGGCGACGGCGATCGGGCGCGCCGATCCGAACGACATGACGTGGACCGGCGTGTCCGACGCGCGGAGCGTGTCCAGCAGCAGCTCCGGCCCGGTCTGCTGGAACGGCGGCACGTCGGTCATCCGGTCGTCGACGGTGCGCATGCGGGCGAACGGCGAGATCCCGTAGGGCACCTGCCGGCCGAACAGGGCGTTCAGTTGCGTGACGGGGATGACGCCCGGTTCCCGCGGCCCCGGGTAGCCCGGCACGCCCTCGCTGACCGACTCGCGCTTCTCGATCGACACGTCCAGGACGATCGCCCGCAGGTCGACGCGGTCGAGCCCGAACGGCAGCAGCAGGTCGAAGTTGTCACCCGGGTCCTCGGGCGGCTGGTAGAGGTCGGTGACGACGATCACGGGGGTCGGCATGGCCTGACTCTACTCGAATAGATACCGTGCTCCTATACTCGTCGCACGACGAAAGGCGCAGGTTCAGATGAACGACTCTTCCGGCCACACGCAGCGCCGACGCGCACCCACGCGGACCGACGTCGCCCGGCTGGCCGGGGTGAGCACGGCCGTCGTCAGCTACGTCACCAACGACGGCCCGCGCCCGGTGGCCGCCGCCACCCGCGAGAAGGTGCTGGCGGCCATGCGCGAGCTCGACTACCGCCCCAACGCGGTGGCCCGGGCGTTGCGCCTGCAGCGCGCCCAGGCCGTCGGCCTCGTGGTCCCCGATGTCAGCAACACCTACTTCGGAGCGCTGGCGCGCGAGCTGTCGAACCAGGCGTTCACCGCCGGCTACGCCCTGCTGCTCGGCGACTCCGACGACGATCCCGACCGCGAGCGCGCGCAGATCGAGTCGCTGGTCAGCCACCAGATCGACGGCCTGATCATCGTCAGCCTCGCCCCCGACTCGGTCGCCGACGTCAACGGCACGCCGACGGTGTACCTCAACCAGCGCAGCCAGCCCGGCCAGATGTCGGTCATCGTCGACAACGAGGGCGGCGCCCGGCTCGCCGTGTCGCACCTGGTCGAGCACGGGCGGCGGCGCATCGCGCACCTGGGCGGCCGCGAGGGCGCGCCCGGCGCCGACGAGCGGCGGGCCGGCTGGGCGGCCGCGCTAGCGGCGGCCGGGCTGGCCGCCGACCCCGCCCTGGTCCAGCCGGCGGAGTACAGCCGCGTCGCCGGTCACGAGGCGGCGATCGAGTTGCTGACCCGCGCGCCCCGGCCCGACGCCGTGTTCGTCGCGTCCGACGTCCAGGCGCTCGGCCTGCTCGCCGCGGCGCGCGAGCTCGGCATCTCGGTCCCGCACGATCTCGCCGTCGTGTCGTTCGACGGCACCGACGACGCCGTGTTCAGCGACCCGCCGCTCACCGCCGTCGAGCAGCCCGTCCCCGCCATCGCGGAGGCCGCTCTCCAGGCGGTGCTGGGGCAGGCGACGCCCGCCGCGGGCGGCCTCGTCCCCGTCCACCTCGTGGTGCGCGCCTCCTGCGGGTGCCCGCCGGGTCACTGACGGCCGCGGCGCCACCGGGTGAGCTCCTCCGACGTCGGGTAGGAGCCCTGCGCCCCGGGCCGCGTCGCCACGTACGCGCCGGCGTCGACGGCCCGCGCCGCCGCGTCGGCCGGGTCCAGGTCCGCCGCCAGCCCGGCCACCAGGGCGCCCATGAACGCGTCGCCGCACCCGGTGGTGTCCACCGCGTCGACCCGCGGCGCGACGAGCTCGACCGTCCGCCCGCTCGCCGCCTCGTGCAGCAGCGCACCCCGCGCGCCCAGCGTCACCAGGACGTCGCAGCCCTCGGTGTCGCCGGCCAGCATCGCCGACTCGTGTTCGTTCACCACGAGCAGCACGCCGGGACCGAGCAGACCGCCGGGCAGCGGCCGCATCGGCGACGGGTTGAGGACGAAGCGCGCGCCGAGCTCCCTGGCCCGGGCCGCGGCCGCGACCACGGCGTCGTCGGGGACCTCGAAGCCGGTGACGACGAACCGCGCCGCCCGCACCGCCGACGTCACCGCGGCGGCGTCGAGGCACAGGTTCGCCCCGCCGTTGACGACGATCAGGTTCTCGGCGTCCGCGTCGACGAGCACGACGGCCTCGCCGGTCGGCGCGTCGGCCCGCACGACCCCCGTGACGTCGACCCCCGCCGCGGCGACGGACGCCAGCAGGTCGTCGCCGCCCCCATCCCGGCCCACGGCGCCCACGAGCGCGACGTCGGCGCCGAGCAGCGCCGCGGCGACGGCCTGGTTCGCGCCCTTCCCGCCCGGCGACGTCGAACTGCTCCGCGCGTGGATCGTGTGCCCCGCCGCGGGCAGGCGATCGACCCGGAACGTGCGGTCCACGTTGAGCGAGCCCACCACGACGACCCGCGCGGTCATCCCTTGAGCCCCGTCGTCGACAGCGACTCCGTGTACTGCTTCTGGAAGAACAGCAGCAGCACCATCGGGATGATCGTCAGCACGAACGAGCCGGCGAAGATCTGCCCGAGGTCGACGGTGAACAACGTGCTGAGGTTGGCCAGGGCGATCGGCGCGAGCTGGCGCTCCGGCGAGGTCCCGATCAGCAGCGGCCACAGGTAGGCCTGCCACTGCGACAGGAAGAGCATCATGCCGGCGCCGATGAGCGCGGGCTTCGACAACGGCAGGACGATGCGCCACAGCGTCGCGATGCGGCCGAGCCCGTCGACCTCGGCGGCCTCGAGCAGTTCGGCCGGGATGCCCAGGAAGAACTGCCGCAGGACGAAGATCGCGAAGCCGTTGGCCAGCGCGGGCAGCACCAGGCCCGCGTAGGAGTCGCTCAGGTGCCAGTCCTGGAACAGGCTCGACAGCGGGATCGCGATGGCGTCGAACGGGATCATCGCCACCAGCACGATGAAGGTGAACACCACGCCGCGCCCCGGGAAGTCGATCGTGGCGAGGGCGTACGCCGCGGGCACCGCGATGGCCAGGCCGAACGCGATGGTGAGGCCGGCCACCAGGAAGCTGTTGAACAGGCCGGTGAGGAACGGCCCGGACAACAGCCCGGAGTAGTTCGTGAGGTCGCCGCCCACCGGCACGAACGCCAGCCACGACAGCGGCGCCATGTTGTCGACGTAGCTGTTGCCGGGCCGGGTGGACGAGACGAACACCCACCACACCGGGAGGAAGACCGCGAGGGCGGCGAGCACCGCCGCGGCCGTGAGGACGACGGTCCCGCCGCGCGAGCGCCTCATGACTTCTCCTCCCTGAGCAGCCGGAACTGGACGGCCACGATGACGGCGAGCAGCAGCATGAGGATGACGACCTCCGCCTGGCCGACGCCGACGTCGCCGAGCAGGTAGGTCCGGTTGTAGATGTCGAACATGATCAGGTTCGTCGACCCGTTCGGGCCGCCCTTCGTCAGGATCTGGATGGGCGCGAACAGCAGGAACGACCCCACCGTGCACGCGATCAGCACGAACGCCATGGGCCGCTTGAGCAGCGGGAGCGTGATCGAGAACAGCCGGCGCCACCACCCGGCGCCGTCGAGCGCCGCCGCCTCGTACAGCGAGTCGGGGATGTCCTTCAGCCCGGCGATCACGAAGATCATCCAGTACCCGAGGGCGCCCCAGGTGACCATGATGCCGATGGAGAACGCCGCCTGGCTCGCCGACGTCAGGAACGGCTGGGGCGGCAGCCCCACGAGCTCCAACAGGGCGTTGACGAGACCGTCCGGCTGCAGCGCGGTGCTCCAGATGAGCGCCACCACCGCACCCGGGACCGCCGCGGGCACGAAGATCATCGAGCGCCACAGGCCCACGAGCGGCAGCCGCTGCGCGGTGAGCAGGGCGAGCGCCGTCGACAGCACCACGATCGCCGGGTTGAGGACCAGGTTGAAGACGAGCGTCACCACCAGCACGGAGTGGAACCCGGGGTCCGTGAGCAGGTGGGTGTAGTTCGACAGGCCGTCGAACTCCGAGGCGCCGGTCGACAGCGAGACGTGGCGGAAGCTCTGGCTCACCGCGCTGATCATCGGCACGACGCGCATCAGCACCAGGGCGATGAGCGCCGGACTGAGCAGGGCGAAGGCCACCAGCGTGGTCCGCACGGACCGGCGCCGCCGGACGGAACCGGCCGGCCGCGGACTCCCCCGCCGGACGGCGCGCCCCGTGGAGCGCGCCGTCCGCCGCGTCGCCGTCGCCGGCCGCGTCACCGCAAGCGCTCGATCTGGGCGGAGATCTCCTCGTCGGCCTGTGCGGCCCGCTCGGCGGGATCGGAGCCGTTGCGGATGTCGGAGAACAGCTGACCGGCGCCCGGCTCGAACACGCTGTAGCCGACCACGGCCGGGCGGTGCACGGCGTTGTTCTCGAGCTGGTACTGCAGGATCGCACCGAAGCCGGCCGTCGCCGCGCCCGCCGACGCCTCGACCCCGTCGACGTAGGCCGCGAACGCCTCCTTGTTGGTGGGCGTGATGCCGGCCACCTCGGCCGCCTGGGCGTTGCCGGCCGGGTCGATGGTCAGGTAGCGCAGGAACTCCTTGGCGGCGTCGAGCTGCTCCGACTTGGACGAGATGCCCACCGCCCACGAGTCGGTCGATGTCGCCGGCTCCCCGCCCTCGAAGTAGGGCGCCGGCGCGACGCCGTAGTTGATCCCGCCCGCGTTGGCCACGCTCACGCCCCACGGTCCGGAGATGATGAACGCGCCCTTGCCCTCCTGGAACAGCGCGCCGTTCTTGTCGTTGGTGATGCCGCGCGGCGACAGCCCGTCCTCGAACAGGCCGTGGTACCAGGTCAGCGCGCGCTGCCAGCCGTCACCGGAGAAGTCCACGACGCCGTCGGCGTCGATGCCGTCGCCGCCGCCCGCGGAGACGCCCATCATCTGCAGCTGGTAGTAGGTGTCCCACTGGTCGAACAGCAGCGGGTACTCTGCCGCGCCGGCGCTCTGCACCGTCCGCGCCGCCTCGGTCAGCTGCTCGTACGTCCACGGCGCCGCCGGGTCGCCGGACGGCGGCTCGACACCGGCCGCGGCGAGGATGTCGGCGTTGTAGTAGAGGAACTGCGACGTGGTCCAGGGCGCGAGCGCGAGCAGCTTCCCGTCCACCTCGCGCGCGGTGACCATGCTCTCGCTCACGGCCGCGGCGACGGCGTCGTCGCGCAGGTCGCTGAGGTCGGCGAGGTAGCCCCGGTTGTTCCAGTCGAGGACGGCGCCGCCGGCGTCGACGACCATGAGGTCGATGCCGTCGCCGCCGGCCCCCATGCGCTGGTTGATGGTGCTCGTGTACTGCGCGTAGGGGATGTTGAGCTGCTTGACGGTGATGTCCGGGTGCTGCTCCTCGAACCCCTCGATCACAGCGGCCCAGGTCTCGGCCGGGTCGGCGTTCGCGAAGGTCAGCGTGACCTCCCCGTCGCCGCCGCCACCCGAGCCGTCCGTCGACGACCCGCCGCAGCCGGCGAGCACCAGCAGACCGGCGCCGACCGCTGCGGCGACCGGGAGGATCCGGGACGTTCCCATGGCGTTTCTCCTCTTCGAGCGATGCTGGGGTGGATGTCAGGAGGTGGTGGCGGCGGGCCGCGCCGCGGCGAGGATCCGGCGCACGATCTCCTCGCTCACGCGCGGCACGTCCAGGTCGACGACGATCTCGTGCGGCCCGGCCGGGTCGGGGGCGAACCGGGTCGTGCCCGCGGCGTCGCCCTCGGTCTCGACGGTGATGGTGCCGCGCTCGGTCGTGAAGAGCTCGGGGCGCGCCAGGGTGAGCACGGCGATGGGGTCGTGCGGCACGTTGGAGTCCCGTTCCGTGAACGCCCAGAACCGGCGCATCTCCGCGCCGATCAGCGCACCGAACGGCCCGCGCGCCGCGATGGCGTCGAGCTCGGCCCGTCCGAGCCTGATGCGCTGGGTCTGGTCGAGGCCGACGGCCAGGAGGTCCACGCCGGACCCGAACACCTCGGCGGCCGCGG
Protein-coding sequences here:
- a CDS encoding ATP-binding cassette domain-containing protein, giving the protein MTTTTSPAIEASGLTKQFDGHRVVDGVDLSVPVGSVFGVLGPNGAGKSTTIKMLTTLLRPDGGTARVLGHDVVAEADAVRGLISLTGQLASVDEDLTGHENLVLLGRLLGLRRRARARAEQLLAAFGLDHAADRLVKHYSGGMRRRLDIASSIVVTPSLLFLDEPTTGLDPRSRGQVWEIVRALVAEGATVLLCTQYLDEADELADRIAVIDHGTVIAEGTAAQLKSSVGTGVLQVRLDDPSQRAAAVSALSDHLGAASAAADPAVATAACHDAGRAALAVAELTREGIAVADFSLGRPSLDEVFLALTGHAPDPAKEDAA
- a CDS encoding LacI family DNA-binding transcriptional regulator, with amino-acid sequence MNDSSGHTQRRRAPTRTDVARLAGVSTAVVSYVTNDGPRPVAAATREKVLAAMRELDYRPNAVARALRLQRAQAVGLVVPDVSNTYFGALARELSNQAFTAGYALLLGDSDDDPDRERAQIESLVSHQIDGLIIVSLAPDSVADVNGTPTVYLNQRSQPGQMSVIVDNEGGARLAVSHLVEHGRRRIAHLGGREGAPGADERRAGWAAALAAAGLAADPALVQPAEYSRVAGHEAAIELLTRAPRPDAVFVASDVQALGLLAAARELGISVPHDLAVVSFDGTDDAVFSDPPLTAVEQPVPAIAEAALQAVLGQATPAAGGLVPVHLVVRASCGCPPGH
- a CDS encoding carbohydrate ABC transporter permease, which codes for MRTTLVAFALLSPALIALVLMRVVPMISAVSQSFRHVSLSTGASEFDGLSNYTHLLTDPGFHSVLVVTLVFNLVLNPAIVVLSTALALLTAQRLPLVGLWRSMIFVPAAVPGAVVALIWSTALQPDGLVNALLELVGLPPQPFLTSASQAAFSIGIMVTWGALGYWMIFVIAGLKDIPDSLYEAAALDGAGWWRRLFSITLPLLKRPMAFVLIACTVGSFLLFAPIQILTKGGPNGSTNLIMFDIYNRTYLLGDVGVGQAEVVILMLLLAVIVAVQFRLLREEKS
- a CDS encoding ribokinase; its protein translation is MTARVVVVGSLNVDRTFRVDRLPAAGHTIHARSSSTSPGGKGANQAVAAALLGADVALVGAVGRDGGGDDLLASVAAAGVDVTGVVRADAPTGEAVVLVDADAENLIVVNGGANLCLDAAAVTSAVRAARFVVTGFEVPDDAVVAAAARARELGARFVLNPSPMRPLPGGLLGPGVLLVVNEHESAMLAGDTEGCDVLVTLGARGALLHEAASGRTVELVAPRVDAVDTTGCGDAFMGALVAGLAADLDPADAAARAVDAGAYVATRPGAQGSYPTSEELTRWRRGRQ
- a CDS encoding carbohydrate ABC transporter permease, giving the protein MRRSRGGTVVLTAAAVLAALAVFLPVWWVFVSSTRPGNSYVDNMAPLSWLAFVPVGGDLTNYSGLLSGPFLTGLFNSFLVAGLTIAFGLAIAVPAAYALATIDFPGRGVVFTFIVLVAMIPFDAIAIPLSSLFQDWHLSDSYAGLVLPALANGFAIFVLRQFFLGIPAELLEAAEVDGLGRIATLWRIVLPLSKPALIGAGMMLFLSQWQAYLWPLLIGTSPERQLAPIALANLSTLFTVDLGQIFAGSFVLTIIPMVLLLFFQKQYTESLSTTGLKG
- a CDS encoding TetR/AcrR family transcriptional regulator codes for the protein MRETGRGQATRQRLLDAAVPLIGEAGWGAVTTRMVAERAGVNQALVHYHFGSVTELLVAASTGFARQLLAGFAAGLAEQPDVPAAVEWLLAGLDGYADDDPASRTVSETYLAASRLPALRVELAAVVDDFRAEVAGWLRRHGHGADEASAAATLLAATVDGLMLHRGLEPGLGAAGLAGPLRRLLTPDTAPEGAP
- a CDS encoding ABC transporter substrate-binding protein — protein: MGTSRILPVAAAVGAGLLVLAGCGGSSTDGSGGGGDGEVTLTFANADPAETWAAVIEGFEEQHPDITVKQLNIPYAQYTSTINQRMGAGGDGIDLMVVDAGGAVLDWNNRGYLADLSDLRDDAVAAAVSESMVTAREVDGKLLALAPWTTSQFLYYNADILAAAGVEPPSGDPAAPWTYEQLTEAARTVQSAGAAEYPLLFDQWDTYYQLQMMGVSAGGGDGIDADGVVDFSGDGWQRALTWYHGLFEDGLSPRGITNDKNGALFQEGKGAFIISGPWGVSVANAGGINYGVAPAPYFEGGEPATSTDSWAVGISSKSEQLDAAKEFLRYLTIDPAGNAQAAEVAGITPTNKEAFAAYVDGVEASAGAATAGFGAILQYQLENNAVHRPAVVGYSVFEPGAGQLFSDIRNGSDPAERAAQADEEISAQIERLR